The genome window CCAGGCCCTCACCGGCCGCGGCAACCTCGGCACGGCCGTGCGGAACCTCTGGTACCGCCGCGGTGCCCCCGCGGGCGTCGGGCTCACCACCGGGGTCGCCGACGTCGAACCCTTGCCGCCCGGTGATCCCGTGCTGGCGGTGCGCGGCCTGAGTGTCTCCTTCGGACACGTCACCGCGCTGTCCGATGTGGACATCACCGTGCCCGAACACGGGATCCTCGGCGTCATCGGGCCGAACGGCGCCGGGAAGTCCACTTTGGTCGACGCGATCAGCGGCTTCCTCCCCCGCGCGACCGGCACGGTCACCCTCGGCGGCAGGCCGCTCACCGGCTCGCCCACCCGCCGGGCCCGCGCCGGGCTGCGGCGGACGTTCCAGCAGGACCGCGTCCCGCCCGGCCTCACCGTCGGCGCGTACGTCCGGTTCGTCGCCCGGCGGCGGCTCACCGGCCGCGAAGCCGCCGAGGCGCTGGAGTTCTTCGGCTGCCCGTCCCCGCGCACGCCGCTGTCCCGGGTGGACGCGGGCGCGCGGCGGCTCGTCGAGGTCGTCGGCCACCTGCTCGCGAAGCCCCGGGTGCTGCTGCTCGACGAGCCGGCGGCCGGCCTGCCGCACGAAGAGCACGTCGCCTTCGGGCGGCGGCTGCGCCAGGTCCCGGCCCGGTTCGGGGTCTCGGTGCTGCTCATCGAGCACGACCTCGACCTGGTGCGGTCGGTCTGCGACACGCTCACGGTGCTCGACTTCGGGCAGGTACTGGCGAGCGGGCCGCAGGCGGACGTGCTGGCCGACCCGGCCGTGCTGAAGGCGTACATGGGCGAAACGGAGCTGTTGTGAACGCGTTGCGAGTCCACGGGCTGACGGTGAAGCGCGGAGCCGGCCCGGTCATCCGCGACGTCGACCTCATCCTCGAGCCGGGCCGGATCACCGCGCTGGTCGGGCCGAACGGGGCCGGGAAGACGAGCCTGCTGGAAGCGGTGTCCGGGGTGGTGGCGCCCTCGGCGGGCAGCGTCCACCTCAACGGCGTGAACGTCACCCGGCACTCCCGGGTCGCGCGGGCCCGGCTCGGGCTGGCGCACATCGAGCAGGGCCGGGCGGTGTTCCCGGGGCTCACGGTGCTGGAGAACCTCCGCCTGACCGCCCGCACCCCGGCGGCCGTGGACGAGGTCCTGGAGTTGTTCCCCGAGCTGGACAAGCGCCGCGACTCCCCCGCGGCCCTGCTGTCGGGTGGCGAGCAGCAGATGGTGGTGCTGGCCCGCGCGTTCGCCGCGCGCCCGGCGTTCCTGCTCATCGACGAGATGTCGCTCGGCCTGGCCCCGGTGGTCTTCACCCGGCTGCTGCCGGTGGTCACGCGGTTCGCCGAGGAGGGAGCCGCGATCCTGCTGGTCGAGCAGTTCACGCACCTGGCGCTCGGCGTCGCGCAGGAGGCGGTGGTCGTCTCGTCGGGCCGCGTCACCTACACCGGTGACGCGCAGACCCTCCTCGACTCCCCCGCCACCCTGCACTCCGCCTACCTCGGCTCGTGAGTGTTCAGTCGGGTTAGAACCCGACTGAACACTCACGAGCCGCGGTGTCACATGCCCGCGCGCTCGAACGCCAGCGTGGGGAGGTCGACGGCGTGGGCGCCGCCGTCGGCGACCAGGACCGCGCCGGTGACGTACGACGACTCCGCCGAGCCCAGGAACCGCACGATCGCCGCGATCTCCTCCGGCTCGGCGGGGCGCCGCAGCGGGACCTCGGCGGTCACCCGGCGGTAGCCCTCGTCGTGGCCGCCGGTGAAGCCCGCCGCCGCGGCGAACTGGGCCATCTCGCCGTCCGCCATCGGCGTCCGGACCCAGCCGGGGCAGACCGCGTTCGCCCGCACCCCGCGCGGCCCGAAGTCACGGGCGATCGACCGGGTCAGGCCGATCAGCGCGTGTTTCGCGACGGTGTAGCCGGCCACGTTCGGCCCGGCGAACAGCCCGGCCAGCGACGACACGACGACGACCTGCCCGCCGGTCTCCACCAGCGACGGCAGCGCGGCCCGGCAGAGCACGAACGCGCTCGACAGGTTCGAGCGCAGCGCCAGCTCCCACTCCTCGTCGCCGGTGTCGACGACCGACGACAGGC of Amycolatopsis solani contains these proteins:
- a CDS encoding ABC transporter ATP-binding protein, with the translated sequence MNALRVHGLTVKRGAGPVIRDVDLILEPGRITALVGPNGAGKTSLLEAVSGVVAPSAGSVHLNGVNVTRHSRVARARLGLAHIEQGRAVFPGLTVLENLRLTARTPAAVDEVLELFPELDKRRDSPAALLSGGEQQMVVLARAFAARPAFLLIDEMSLGLAPVVFTRLLPVVTRFAEEGAAILLVEQFTHLALGVAQEAVVVSSGRVTYTGDAQTLLDSPATLHSAYLGS
- a CDS encoding SDR family NAD(P)-dependent oxidoreductase — translated: MDSSGKVVAITGGGTGIGAAVALRYAGEGAHVVVLGRRREPLDKVAAETGAHVISCDASVRSDAETAVAEIIGEYGRLDVVVANAGGHGLSSVVDTGDEEWELALRSNLSSAFVLCRAALPSLVETGGQVVVVSSLAGLFAGPNVAGYTVAKHALIGLTRSIARDFGPRGVRANAVCPGWVRTPMADGEMAQFAAAAGFTGGHDEGYRRVTAEVPLRRPAEPEEIAAIVRFLGSAESSYVTGAVLVADGGAHAVDLPTLAFERAGM